A window of Pseudomonas mucidolens contains these coding sequences:
- the mutL gene encoding DNA mismatch repair endonuclease MutL — MSESILNDTSRIELLSPRLANQIAAGEVVERPASVIKELLENSLDSGAKRIDVDVEQGGVKLLRVRDDGSGISADDLPLALARHATSKIRDLEDLERVMSLGFRGEALASISSVARLTLTSRTRGAEQAWQVETEGRDMAPRVQPAAHPVGTSVEVRDLFFNTPARRKFLKAEKTEFDHLQEVIKRLALARFDVAFHLRHNGKTILSLHEANDDSARARRVAAVCCSGFLEQALPIEVERNGLHLWGWVGLPTFSRSQADLQYFYVNGRAVRDKLVAHAVRQAYRDVLFNGRHPTFVLFFEVDPSVVDVNVHPTKHEVRFRDGRMVHDFLYGTLHRALGDVRPDDQVSAPIATAIVRPTGPEAGEFGPQGEMSLAANLLQSPQAQPSYPAPGSGAGAGYQYQYTPRPQSAVPMAEAQAAYREFFAPLPGAESSAAALPEGQGDVPPLGYALAQLKGIYILAENAHGLVLVDMHAAHERIMYERLKIAMASEGLSGQPLLVPESLAVSQREADCAEEHHAVFQKLGFELQRLGPETLAIRQIPALLKQAEANRLVADVLADLMEYGTSDRIQAHINELLGTMACHGAIRANRRLALPEMNGLLRDMENTERSGQCNHGRPTWTQMGLDDLDKLFLRGR; from the coding sequence ATGAGCGAATCGATATTGAATGACACTTCGCGGATCGAACTGCTCAGTCCGCGCCTGGCCAACCAGATTGCCGCGGGCGAGGTCGTCGAGCGGCCGGCCTCGGTCATCAAGGAGCTATTGGAAAACAGCCTGGATTCCGGTGCCAAGCGCATTGACGTCGATGTCGAACAGGGTGGTGTCAAGCTGCTGCGGGTGCGTGACGACGGTAGCGGTATTTCCGCCGATGACCTGCCGCTGGCCCTGGCCCGTCACGCGACCAGCAAGATTCGTGACCTGGAAGACCTTGAGCGGGTGATGAGCCTGGGCTTTCGCGGTGAAGCCCTGGCTTCCATCAGCTCCGTGGCGCGCCTGACCCTGACCTCTCGCACCCGCGGTGCCGAACAGGCCTGGCAGGTGGAGACCGAAGGTCGCGACATGGCGCCTCGGGTCCAGCCAGCCGCCCACCCGGTGGGCACCTCGGTCGAAGTGCGCGACCTGTTCTTCAATACCCCGGCGCGGCGCAAGTTCCTCAAGGCCGAAAAAACCGAATTTGATCACCTGCAAGAAGTCATCAAGCGCCTGGCCTTGGCCCGTTTCGACGTGGCCTTCCATCTGCGCCACAACGGCAAGACCATCCTCAGCCTGCATGAAGCCAATGACGACAGCGCCCGTGCACGGCGTGTCGCGGCGGTCTGCTGCTCGGGGTTCCTCGAGCAGGCGCTGCCCATCGAGGTCGAACGTAACGGCCTGCATCTCTGGGGTTGGGTTGGGTTGCCGACGTTTTCGCGCAGCCAGGCGGATCTGCAGTACTTTTATGTCAACGGGCGGGCGGTGCGCGACAAGCTGGTGGCCCATGCGGTGCGCCAGGCGTATCGAGACGTGCTGTTCAATGGCCGGCATCCGACCTTTGTGCTGTTCTTCGAGGTCGACCCATCGGTGGTGGACGTTAACGTGCACCCGACCAAGCACGAAGTGCGCTTCCGTGACGGACGCATGGTCCACGACTTCCTCTACGGCACCTTGCATCGCGCGCTCGGCGACGTGCGGCCGGACGATCAGGTGTCGGCGCCGATTGCCACCGCGATTGTCCGTCCAACAGGGCCGGAGGCCGGTGAGTTCGGACCTCAAGGCGAGATGAGTCTGGCGGCCAACCTGCTGCAGTCGCCCCAGGCCCAGCCGAGTTACCCCGCGCCGGGATCCGGCGCCGGTGCCGGCTACCAGTATCAATACACCCCGCGTCCGCAGTCGGCCGTGCCGATGGCTGAAGCCCAGGCGGCGTATCGTGAGTTTTTCGCGCCTTTGCCGGGCGCCGAATCAAGCGCCGCCGCGTTGCCCGAAGGTCAGGGCGATGTGCCGCCGCTGGGGTACGCACTGGCACAACTCAAGGGCATCTACATTCTCGCGGAAAACGCCCATGGGCTGGTGCTGGTGGACATGCACGCGGCCCACGAGCGGATCATGTACGAGCGGCTGAAGATCGCCATGGCCAGTGAAGGCCTGAGCGGCCAGCCGCTGCTGGTGCCAGAGTCCCTGGCGGTCAGCCAGCGTGAGGCCGACTGTGCTGAAGAGCACCACGCGGTGTTCCAGAAACTGGGCTTTGAATTGCAGCGTCTGGGCCCGGAAACCCTGGCTATCCGGCAGATTCCTGCACTGCTCAAGCAAGCCGAAGCCAACCGGCTGGTGGCCGATGTGCTGGCTGACCTGATGGAGTACGGCACCAGTGACCGGATCCAGGCGCACATCAATGAGCTGCTCGGCACCATGGCCTGCCACGGTGCGATACGTGCCAACCGCCGCCTGGCCTTGCCGGAAATGAACGGTTTGCTGCGCGACATGGAAAACACCGAGCGCAGCGGCCAATGCAACCATGGCCGGCCGACCTGGACCCAGATGGGCCTGGATGACCTGGACAAATTGTTCTTGCGCGGTCGTTGA